Within the Astyanax mexicanus isolate ESR-SI-001 chromosome 9, AstMex3_surface, whole genome shotgun sequence genome, the region GCCTTAAAAGAAAAATGACCAGATGTCAAAGATGTGAACCACCTGCCATCTGGTCCAGTCCCAGTTTCAGGTCATGATTTATTTACAGAGCACTGGATGGGAACACCAGGCTTGTATATAGGGATTGTTGTTTCCCTGAAATACCCAATACCTCTTACCTTCCCCCAACATTTGTCATTTACACACTGCAGCAGACATTCAATTGTATAAGGAGACCATCTGCTCAGAAGCAACCATACACTCTTAATTATTTACTTTTGTTAagcgactaatctgatgattattttttcgattagttgatttaAATTCCTAGAAGATGTGtgaatgtggaaagtactgatatttagtgagtattattattttaaaagaaccatattcattaaaaaaacacttacacAGTGCATTGGTGGCGCTTCTTAGACTTGCAACTATATTAGGAAGCAATATCTTACCATACACTAAAACAAAAtactattaaaatattaagaaaaaagtTGGTTGGACTCAACAATctcaataatgttattttaagaCCCATATAACTAAAATATCAGTCAACGCAGGGAAAGCATTTATTTGGGTTAATTAATTTTGTCATGTTTTTGCATATTAACAAAGTAGGCCCATCACAGTAATTgtgtagtttattgtgtagttgtttagtttagtttagtttgtcaTCATATCATATAATTTATAGATATACAGTTACTTCAATCTTTTTTGTGGACCTCAGTGTTGCTCCTTGTATTTACATAGAAGAAGAACCTAATCATGTGAATAAGCTGGAATGTcgactttttgtttatttaggatgTTTATATTTCTAATATCTAAATACTCTTAATCATTAAATGTGCCTGGctctttaaaattttaatttaatttaaattttaatttacctacataaaaaagtgtaattaattacGTTAAGGTGCAATAGCATTATGATTATATTAGTGAAGCTCTTAAGTTAGCAATAATATTTACAATGGGAACAAAACAAATTGTCCACAAATTGTCATATTGTCACAATTTTAATGGTGTTCTTAATTACAGTATGTTCTACACTACATATGTAGTCACAGCAGACTCTGATAGTGGTTGTATTGTTTTGCTTCCACAGAACGGTTACAGGTAGTCCTGTATTGTGTATACAGGTTTAATGCAAATAAGGATAGCGCCAAAGGCCTTCAGGATAGGCTGTTAATCTTGGCGCAGTGTTGCTAGGTAACTATTTATGGTTCTTTACACAACAGAACTTTAATGATTTACAAGTTGCACTCAATAaccataaataattttttaatgcaGATAAAACTGAGTTTGTGttattttgtgtggtattaacTCACTATCTTTACCAAAGATGGaacacacatttaaaaagacACTGTGTATGAAGATAGCCTGAAGATTAACCTGATCTGGTAGATGTTATAAAACTTATCTTGTGAGCAAATTGTGAAAAGTTTTCCCTTTATTGAAATAAAACTTGCTTCCCCTCTGCACTGTAGAAAGATGCTTATTAAAGCAACTTTCCTTTTAGCTTTTTGAATTATGGTGACCTGCTATGCATGCATACACTAGCTTTAACTCTCAGGCCGTTAGACTTTATTACTCTTTAGTTTGTCACCTTGCTCTAAGATTCACTACCTGAGACAATAATACTACTCATTGTTGTAAGCTATAGGTTAATGTTGGGTGTCCATTTCTGTGTGAAAGGCTGATTAGATACTGGAGTTTATTAGATTTGTTAGGCACTTCTGTTTTTAACTCATTACATGACATCTTAATTCATACATTTGTGGTTGCTGTTGCTGGTGCCAAAACCTTTAATTTTTAGAACGGTTGTTTGTGATAAGTGCTTCACTTCATTTTTATTGCTCCATACAATTGGTTAAGAAGAACCATTGACATAAAAGCATGATGTGTTGAGGCCACATCTATCCTGCTGTGTATAAGTGGATGTGTTTGGCACATGTGTTCTCATGAAATGACTTGCAGGTGGTACGTTGAAGTCTTAGTTTAAGTTAAGATGGTACATGGTCTAAAAAGTGTAAGAACCTCTAAACTAAACCAATGAACAGTCCTAGAGTTTGCCGTTGTTTCAGGTGTGATAGTAGTTTCACCATTCATCTTGAACCTATGCAATAACAGCACTGACCTGTATTTTTGTTCATCTGTATTTAAAGTAGTAGGCACAAAATGCAAAGCTGGAACGCTGCAGGCGGATCTCACACACAGTGATGTTTGTTTCTTTTGCAGAACCTGGACATTAGTGTTCAAGAGAACGTCCTCCGCTTCAGAGGTAGGTTAGTTTTGCCTTTAATAGAGCTACTCTATGAATCATCTCTCatgattttaaactttattttgttgtttttcaagGCCAGGGTCATGGAGCCAAGGGAGAAAATGAATATGAGTTCAGCTTGGAGTTCCTTAAACCAGTGAAACCTGAGGTGGGTTGAGTTTCTCTTAATTCATGAGGAATTTACTTTCATTTGACAGGGAAGATGGAAACATTAATGGATAACATTGGAAAGTATAGCTATAGATGTTTGCAGATGTTGTTAGAAACCTACAGTGTGGGTTTAAGACCTGTTTATTTGTATCtagtgttcaataaaaaaaaagttctcttaCATTTGAACAGGCACAATTTGGTTAAAATTGAACAGTTTCCAGGTGATCCCTTGTACAGCTTTTTGGCATTTTCAGGgtgcattaaaatgtgtttataggACTGTTGAACtcatttatataaattatatagacATTGAAGTTGGTCATTGATGCTTAAAATACAGCCTTGTGCCAAATTTTACTTGTAGTCAGATTGTTAATCAAAATTACTTAACAGGTCCACTGCTTGTAAAATAACTTTTGAGTTTATGTGCACAATTTCTACTTATGtgctcattttaataaaaaagcatATTTGTGATATGTACAACAAATATAAATGTGGCTATTTaagcattttatgttttattattttgcagCATATTAAATTATTGGGAAAATTATCAATTATTTTCACATGTAAAGTCAACAAAACCTGTCCTTTTGAATTGTCTAAACTTTTGTACACACCTCTAGTAtatgttgttgttgctgttttttttaaataaaggtaaaacaCAAGTCCACCCAGAGGCAGGTGAACATCGCCGTAAGAAAGCAGGGGCATTGCTGGTGGGATCGTCTCACTAAGCAGGAGAAGAAGCCTGTGTTTCTGGCCCCTGACTTCGACCGCTGGCTGGATGAATCTGATGCTGAGATGGAGCTGAAAGAAAAGGTTTGGAGAAGATCAAAATATTATATCAATAATAGCAGATATCAAATATCTGCTGTTTTTATAACTGGAGATATTTGGAAAggattaaaaaatgaaatatttacattttcaacaAGTGTGGTGGTGTTTCGGAAGGAGATGTTTTGACCCTGGTTAATCTATTTATGCGTACACAggaagagaaaataaataaagtgtcgGTGGAGTCGAGGATTCGAAAGGACCGTAAGTGAGCGGTCTGATCTCCCATGCACGAAATGTTTGCACTTCAAATGAAGGAAAGTACCTCTTAAAATCCTTCTCCATTTTCTTTTCAGCTTTTCTAGGCCTGAAGAAGGGATATCTCTTCATGTACAACCTGGTCCAGTTTCTGGGGTTCTCTTGGATCTTTGTGAACATGACCGTGCGGCTTTTCATACTTGGGCAGGGTGAGGGGTTTTTTATTATATGCCTAATGATAAATACACGGACATCTTAAATATTGCGGGACTAGTATTGACAATACTTGCTTGATCTATCAGCGTGCATGACTGTTCCTACAATAAACATACTGCTACTACAATACTGTCAGTTTGATTGTCGGATTGTGCATAGTGCTGTAAATATTCTTCCGGTCATGTGCAGCAtgcaaaatattacatattttcatATCACAAAAATAGACACAGATAAATATATCAGGTACACATTTTCATGGACAGTTGtagtgattaataataataataataataataataataataataataataataataataatgaaaataatattggttaattaaaacaattttgagAGTGGTGAGTAatataacaaaacagaaaaatgccttttaaaaagtttataaaatgaattaaaatgcatACTGATTGTATTTAGCTGTGTTTAAAGCCTCAGATTCAGAAATGGCATTAACCAGCAACATTAGCAGTATTAGATTGAGCCCCACACTGCCCTATACACATTTGACATATCTGTGAAGGTGCTGTTTGTAGTAAATCATGGTAGAGGTGTTACAAGTTTTCTTTTTGACAAAGTTCTCGATTTTTCTTAAACACATTGTTTATTTCCACTCCTTTGTTTTTGACAGATTCCTTCTATGACACATTTCACACTATTGCCGATGTGATGTACTTCTGCCAGATGCTGGCAATTATTGAGGTTATTAACCCTGCACTGGGCTTGGTTAAGTCTGGGGTGATTCCTGCCTTTATACAGGTAAGAGCCTATGATTAATCAGAACTCTCggtcttagggtgttttcacactgtaGTTCATTTCTGTGGTCCAAATCAGTTGTTTACTTGGAGCTATTTCCCCCTTGCAAAATGCACCCTAACAAACCACGCAAGCGTGTTGTCACATTTGGAGCCCAAGAAGCAAGAAAGGAAATATGACAAGAAGTTTCTGCATTCCAGATTAGTGtatgtatctgtgcagtgtgaaactgctttaacactgaactcaGAAACattgctgctgtgcttttaaacacaatgTTGTCAATAGGATGTCCGTGCAGCCAaaagcagtgaacactgcacatatggcattaagtgtgaaaacagcttagcatagatcagcagcagagacagcgtttgttcatagctgttgtAATTATCTGGCTTACCTATCAGGTTAAACTggacctgaacagctgtttagctcaaacccGAGGTGTATATTTGAAAGTCAAGTCGAGGTCGATTCATGTTGACACCAAgtgtacaaacgaaccagagtccgttttaactggaccaaatactGCTTGTTTGAAAACACACTTAAATAAACATGTCTGCTacatattaaagctcaccttccgcgaaaatccgatttttcttgttttttgtggaatacagtaggtctctccgagttgaatgtgtacacctgcacattaaactgttttgcagcccccattgtctgcaggagctaagcaaagaaatcccccctccccccctccgaaaaacgggtgaattttgaattatctttctgcctacgtaggcagaaactcacagaccagcccaccttggctcgagaaactcccagaggcggagctgaagcgacgcaacatcaccgctcatcagttaggaggtgggaggcagtgagcggcagagcgg harbors:
- the hacd3 gene encoding very-long-chain (3R)-3-hydroxyacyl-CoA dehydratase codes for the protein MQTLTPHVFWAQRHGDIYLRVEISDAKNLDISVQENVLRFRGQGHGAKGENEYEFSLEFLKPVKPEVKHKSTQRQVNIAVRKQGHCWWDRLTKQEKKPVFLAPDFDRWLDESDAEMELKEKEEKINKVSVESRIRKDPFLGLKKGYLFMYNLVQFLGFSWIFVNMTVRLFILGQDSFYDTFHTIADVMYFCQMLAIIEVINPALGLVKSGVIPAFIQVMGRNVILFVIFGSLEEMQNKPVVFFVFYLWSAIEIFRYPFYMLACIDTEWKMLTWLRYTIWMPLYPLGVLAEAVSVIQSIPIFDETKFLSIPLPAALGSSISFSYILRFYLLIMFLGLFFNFRYLFKQRRKRFRTKKRKPN